GGGTCGGTGCGGGCCACCACGCGGTGGACCTTCCGCGCGTCGAAGAGGTGCTCGAGCATCAGGCGCGTGGCGCAGGTCGCGTAGCCGCGGCTGCGGTGGTCCGGCCGCAGGGCGATCCCCAGTTCCGGGCTCGCGTGCGCTCCGGCCGGGAACAGGATGCCGCAGTCCCCGACGACCTCGCCGTCGTCGCGCCGGGCGATGATCAGCTGGAGCCAGCTGCCGGGGACGCCCGGCTCGACGTCGGCCTGGGCGCGAGCCAGCCCCTGGACCTCGTCGAGATCGTGGGGCAGCCAGTCCTGGTAACGGGCGACCTCGGGCAGGGAGCGGTAGGCGTAGAGGACGGGGGCGTCGGCGGCCTGCATGCGGCGCAGGACGATCCGGGGGGCGGTCAGGGTGAAGTCGGTCATGTCGGGCTCCTCCTGGCTGCGGACGGGAAGGGCGTCGCAGGGGGATACGGATGGGGCGATGCCTGGTTGCCTCCTAGAAGAGCCAGTCCGTGCTCAGGAACGTGCCGCGCCCCTCGCGCACGATCCGCGAGAACAGCTCCTTGTTGGCGTCGGTGGCCCGGGTGGCGGCCAGGGTGCGGATCGAGAAGACCCGCAGGGCGTCGCTCACCGACAGCGTCCCTTCGGCGGAATCCTTGCGCCCGGTGAACGGGAACGCGTCGGGGCCGCGCTGGCACTGGGCGTTGACGTTGACGCGGCAGACCTGGTTGACCAGCCGGTCGATCAGCCGGCCGACCGACTCGGGGTCGCGCCCGAACAGGCTGGCCTGCTGGCCGTAGGGCGACTCCATGATCGCGCGCACCGGTTCCTCGACGTCGTCGAAGACCGCCACCGGCACCACGGGTCCGAACTGCTCCTCGTGGAAGACCCGCATGCCGGGCGCCGCCGGGTACAGCACGGCCGGGTGGACGTAGGTGCCGTGTACGGCGCCGCCGTCGGGGTTGAGCACCTGCGCGCCGCGGGCGCGGGCGTCCGCGACGAGGTCCGCGAGGTACTGCGGCTTGCCGGCCTCCGGCAGCGGGGTGATCTGCGCGCCGGGATCCCAGGGGAGGCCGGGGCGCAGGGCGTCCACGGCGGCGACCAGGCGGCGGTTGAACTCCGCGGCGAGGCTGCGGTGGACGAAGATCAGCTTGAGCGCCGTGCAGCGCTGGCCGTTGAACGACAGGGCGCCCGCGACGCACTCGGCCACGGCCTCGTCCAGGTCGGCGTCGGGCAGCACGATCGCCGCGTTCTTCGCCTCGAGCCCCAGCACGCAGCGCAGTCGGTGGGGCTTCGGGTGCTGCTTGCGCAGGATGTCGGCGACGCGGCTGGTGCCGATGAAGGCCAGCACGTCGATCCGGCCGGACGCCAGCAGGGGACTCACGATCGTCGCGCCGTCCCCGTAGACCGTGTTGACCACCCCGGGTGGGAAGGCGTCGCGGAAATCCGCGAGCAGCGGGCTGTGCAGCAGCACGCCCAGCTTGGGCGGTTTGAAGATGACGGGATTGCCCATGACCAGAGCCGGGATCAGCGTGGTGAACGTCTCGTTCAGCGGGTAGTTGAACGGGCCCATGCACAGCACGACGCCCAGCGGCGAGCGGCGGATCTGACCGACGACCCCCTCGCGCACCTCGAAGCGCGACGAGACGCGGTCCAGCTCCTTCATCGCCTCGACCGTGTCGTGGATGTAGGCGACGGTGCGGTCGAACTCCTTGCGCGCGTCGGGCAGCGACTTGCCGATCTCCCACATGATCAGACGCACGACCTCGTCGCGCCGCGACGCCATCCGCGCGGCGAAATCCTCCACGTGCGCCAGCCGCCGGCTCACCGCCATCGTGGGCCAGGAACCGCGGCCGTGGTCCCAGGCGGCACCCGCGGCCGCGAGCGCCGCCAGCGCCTGCTCCGCCCCCATCAGGGGGTAGGAGCCGATCACCGCCTGCTTCGGTCCCCCGGGCGAAGGCACGCACACCGGCGACAGCACGCGCTGGACGGGCCCGTCCCAGTCCATCAGCTCGCCGCCGCACAGCCAGGTCGACTGCTCGACCA
This is a stretch of genomic DNA from bacterium. It encodes these proteins:
- a CDS encoding GNAT family protein, with the translated sequence MTDFTLTAPRIVLRRMQAADAPVLYAYRSLPEVARYQDWLPHDLDEVQGLARAQADVEPGVPGSWLQLIIARRDDGEVVGDCGILFPAGAHASPELGIALRPDHRSRGYATCATRLMLEHLFDARKVHRVVARTDPRNLPSVAVLQRLGLRQEAHLRRSHWHRGQWVDDMVFAMLDEEWERERKRLLAHCEDGGA
- a CDS encoding NADP-dependent glyceraldehyde-3-phosphate dehydrogenase; protein product: MSGSERFQRLFPNLEAVPPEHRLPGLVEQSTWLCGGELMDWDGPVQRVLSPVCVPSPGGPKQAVIGSYPLMGAEQALAALAAAGAAWDHGRGSWPTMAVSRRLAHVEDFAARMASRRDEVVRLIMWEIGKSLPDARKEFDRTVAYIHDTVEAMKELDRVSSRFEVREGVVGQIRRSPLGVVLCMGPFNYPLNETFTTLIPALVMGNPVIFKPPKLGVLLHSPLLADFRDAFPPGVVNTVYGDGATIVSPLLASGRIDVLAFIGTSRVADILRKQHPKPHRLRCVLGLEAKNAAIVLPDADLDEAVAECVAGALSFNGQRCTALKLIFVHRSLAAEFNRRLVAAVDALRPGLPWDPGAQITPLPEAGKPQYLADLVADARARGAQVLNPDGGAVHGTYVHPAVLYPAAPGMRVFHEEQFGPVVPVAVFDDVEEPVRAIMESPYGQQASLFGRDPESVGRLIDRLVNQVCRVNVNAQCQRGPDAFPFTGRKDSAEGTLSVSDALRVFSIRTLAATRATDANKELFSRIVREGRGTFLSTDWLF